A DNA window from Akkermansiaceae bacterium contains the following coding sequences:
- a CDS encoding MoxR family ATPase gives MSEPHHPDTEENIVRRIAEGRERIRRELAKVIRGQDDVIEQLLIALLSGGHALITGAPGLAKTLLIQSTARLFHLSFHRIQFTPDLMPADITGTEILAESPDGGRRLEFVKGPLFANLILADEINRTPPKTQAALLEAMQEHQVTAAGVRYSLAEPFFVLATKNPVEMEGTYPLPEAQLDRFMFDIRIDYLSEDDEVAVVTQTTSTRPEPIEALFTGEDLLAFQEVVRRTPIAEETARYAVRLVGASRPNRQGTPDFVNEWVNWGAGLRAAQCLVLGAKARTLLAGRSHVTPDDIRALAHAVLRHRVLVNFRAEAEGITPDVIVDRLLKHVPSP, from the coding sequence ATGAGCGAGCCACACCACCCGGATACCGAAGAGAACATCGTCCGCCGCATCGCGGAGGGGAGGGAGAGGATCAGGCGCGAGCTGGCGAAAGTCATCCGCGGCCAGGACGATGTCATCGAGCAACTGCTCATCGCCCTGCTGTCCGGTGGCCACGCGCTCATCACCGGCGCGCCGGGTCTGGCGAAGACGCTGCTCATCCAGTCCACCGCGCGGCTGTTCCATCTTTCCTTCCACCGCATCCAGTTTACGCCGGACCTCATGCCGGCGGACATCACCGGCACGGAGATCCTGGCGGAGTCTCCGGACGGCGGGCGGCGGCTGGAGTTCGTGAAAGGCCCGCTGTTCGCCAACCTCATCCTGGCGGATGAAATCAACCGCACGCCGCCGAAGACGCAGGCCGCGCTGCTGGAGGCCATGCAGGAACACCAGGTGACCGCCGCGGGCGTGCGCTACTCCCTGGCGGAGCCGTTCTTCGTGCTGGCGACCAAGAACCCCGTGGAGATGGAGGGCACCTATCCGCTGCCGGAGGCGCAGCTCGACCGCTTCATGTTTGACATCCGCATCGACTACCTCAGCGAGGATGACGAGGTGGCGGTCGTCACGCAGACCACGTCCACCCGCCCGGAGCCGATCGAGGCGCTGTTCACCGGAGAGGATCTGCTGGCGTTCCAGGAGGTGGTGCGGCGCACGCCCATCGCGGAGGAGACGGCGCGCTACGCGGTGCGGCTGGTGGGCGCGTCCCGCCCGAACCGCCAGGGCACGCCGGACTTCGTGAACGAGTGGGTGAACTGGGGCGCGGGCCTGCGCGCCGCCCAGTGCCTGGTGCTGGGGGCAAAGGCGCGCACGCTGCTGGCCGGGCGCTCCCATGTCACGCCGGATGACATCCGCGCGCTGGCCCATGCCGTGCTGCGCCACCGGGTGCTGGTGAACTTCCGCGCGGAGGCGGAGGGCATCACGCCGGACGTCATCGTGGACCGCCTGCTGAAACACGTGCCCTCACCCTGA